A single Methylomonas sp. AM2-LC DNA region contains:
- a CDS encoding nucleotidyl transferase AbiEii/AbiGii toxin family protein → MRSKIYLHEHPDFTDLIRVVADERKIDPYLAEKDYWLMHCLYGLKLAGYEFQLKGGTSLSKGYGIIHRFSEDIDIHIAPPEGRQIRTSQNHDKEKDRQGRKDYYDYLASSITIPGIVKIDRDTLFDIPPKYFSGGIRLYYESKFSSDGSAKEGILLEVGFDDVIPNQPLEISSWAMDFALEKRVDVIDSRALQIHCYDPGYTLVEKLQAIATKYRQHQSSGDKFPPNFMRHYYDVFCLLQNSGVQAFIGTDQYIAHKNRRFPGIDRQKPLIENEAFVLGDNHTRVLYQKEYQSRAALYYQGQPPFDKVLAVILKNLARL, encoded by the coding sequence ATGCGGTCTAAAATTTATCTCCATGAACATCCTGATTTTACCGATCTCATCCGGGTCGTAGCGGATGAGCGCAAGATCGATCCGTATCTGGCTGAAAAAGATTATTGGCTAATGCACTGTCTTTATGGCCTCAAACTGGCCGGATACGAGTTTCAGTTGAAGGGTGGAACATCGCTTTCTAAGGGATACGGTATTATCCATCGTTTCTCAGAAGACATTGATATTCACATCGCGCCGCCGGAAGGCAGGCAAATCCGAACATCCCAAAATCATGATAAGGAAAAAGATCGTCAAGGTCGCAAGGACTATTATGATTATCTGGCCAGTAGCATCACCATTCCTGGCATCGTAAAAATTGATCGGGATACGCTGTTTGACATTCCGCCGAAATATTTTAGTGGCGGCATTCGACTTTACTATGAATCCAAATTTTCATCTGACGGTAGCGCTAAGGAAGGGATCTTACTCGAAGTTGGGTTTGATGATGTTATACCAAATCAGCCATTAGAGATCAGTTCATGGGCTATGGACTTTGCATTGGAAAAAAGGGTCGATGTGATTGATAGTAGAGCGTTGCAAATTCATTGCTATGATCCCGGCTATACTCTGGTGGAAAAATTACAGGCTATTGCCACGAAATACAGGCAGCACCAAAGTTCAGGCGATAAGTTTCCACCCAATTTTATGCGTCATTACTATGATGTTTTCTGTCTATTACAAAATAGCGGGGTTCAGGCATTTATTGGCACCGATCAATATATCGCGCATAAGAATCGGCGTTTTCCAGGCATTGACCGTCAGAAACCACTCATAGAAAATGAAGCCTTTGTCCTAGGGGATAATCACACGCGAGTTCTTTACCAAAAAGAATATCAAAGCCGTGCTGCCCTTTATTATCAGGGACAGCCGCCTTTTGATAAAGTGCTTGCAGTAATTCTAAAAAATTTGGCGCGATTGTAG